atgaataaacTGGTCTTGCTGGGCATGGCAACTCATAcctttaataccaacactcaggaggcagaggcaggcagagctctgtgagtttgagcccagcttggtctacatagtgagactctgtctcaaaaataagtcaACACTGGTATGCAACAAAACATTTTACTCTTAGTGTTTGCAATATACATCATGATAATAAGGACACACTGGGCTAGCTATAGAAagcatttttatacatatatttgacAGATAACTTGTTTGTAAATTAGAAACTCTTcatgccctttaaaaaaaaaaaactggatgagGGGCCCTggatggctctgtagttaagagcccaggttcaagtcccagcaccacaAGGTGGCTCATCTTTAACTCCACTTTCATAGGATCCAATGCTCTGTTGTGATTCTGTGGGTAGCAGGCATGCAGGTAGTATACatgcacgcgcatgcacacacacatacatgcaagcaaaacctacatacacacaaaataaatctaaaaattaaagagGAGAACAAAAGAACAGCGGGTGCAAAACAGCAAGAAGAATAGCACTGAGGGCCGCTGGCTCACCTGCAGTGGGGCTGACATCTGGCGGGCACAACCAAGCCACGCCTCAAAACTGGCTTAACTGGCCGAAGAGATGCCTAGAAGTTAAGAGTGTGATGCCCTTGCAGAAGACTCAAATTGGGATCCTAACACCTATTTCAGGtcactcacaactgcctgtaaccctagTCCCACGCTGACTgaatgcctctggcctctatgtgctaatgtacacataccacacaggtCTCACAGTGCCCCACACAGGTCTCACCATGTCCCACACAGGTCTCACCATGTCCCACACAGGTCTCACAGTACCCCACACAGGTGTCACTATGCCCCACACAGGTCTCACAGTGCCCCACACAGGTCTCACCATGTCCCCCACCACCACAGGTCTCACAGTATCCCACACAACTACAGTAGCAATCTGCCACCCCTCCCCTTTCAAACACCAAGAACCACCTTGAGGATCTCGTTGGGAGGGCAGAGTCAGGACAGTCATGCCACTATGTGCTAGCTGAACTCCCAAATGGTGTCTGTCCATGTCAAATGGAGATAGTGGGTGAGCAGTCTGTGAGTAACCCCAACTTCCCCTAAATTTGGGCAGCCCTCACATGGTAGCCCACCGAAATGGATGCCAGTTCTCCTTTCTCAAAGAACAGACTGAGGAGAATGGGCAGAGCCCAGTAGTGGGTACCCTCAGAGGGGAGATGGCATAAACCAGGCAGGGCTTGACTCAGATGTATAGTGGGAACAGCTGACAGAGCTAAGCATCTTCCAGAGCAAAGAAGAGCTGGGCTTGCCATCAGTGCTGCTGAAGCACTGGGGTGGGCGAGCTCCACGGCCTGGGTCAGGGTTCTCGTGGGACAGGACAGGGAGGCCTCCTGGTGCTGGTCACTGCCCTGCCCTCTTAGGTTTACTATCCTAAGCCTGCCTTACCACGGGGACCGTTTAAAGGTGGCATGACCTTGACACCAACCACAGCACAACTACTTGTGATCCCCAGAAAGTGAAGCAGCAAcatgtctgcctctgccactAAGGGACTGGGGGGTCAGATTTGCCTGGGGAGCAGAACCAGAGCACAACCAAGGCCCTCCGGAGCCCAGGTCCCACACTACCCCACTGCGCCTGCTGCTGGGACTAAGGCAGCTTCTGGCTCCTGGGTTTGCTGACTGTGTGGAGACAACACAACCCAGCCTGGAGCTCTGAGAGCTCAGATAAGCTTCCTGTGCCAGAgaagaatggggtgggggtgagggaggaaaagggaagtGGCTTGGGCTATGGCTTTGTCTGTATCCTTGGCTATGTGGGATCCAGGATCGGGGCAGCATCCTCCTGCTCTTGAAGTGCTGGACACTGACAATCTCTCTGGCCTGGGGAAGAGCAGCTCCCGAATACACAGATGTGCTGGAGAGGGCTCGGCAGCAGCCCAAAGGGAGTGACACTGGGCACCTGCCTGTCCGCTCTCAGAGCTCTCCCTCTATGACAACATGCAGTTCCCAAGTGTCTGTTGACAGCACATCAGGGTAGGACATCTCTGCCTGTTGCCCTGCTGCAGAAGTCTTGGGCACTAGAAGGGCCTACTCTTCGTAGGCTGAGATAAATGgagtgggcaggaagcagagatgggcatCCTGTTGTGTAAACTGAGACAATCAAGCCTCCGGAAGGTGGGGCTGTGTCCCGCCACAGAGCTCAGGGGCCTTGCTTCTAACAGCAATGGCTGACATCTAAGATCAGAACAGGACCCAGAGGGAGGGCACTAAAATGGCTCAAGACACAGAGGGCTGGGTTACGAGGGTGCCGCATTATTTAGGGAGGAGGTTAAGAAGGGGTCTagtgtgtcccaggctggcctccaagtccCTATGTAGCCAATGACCTTGAAGTTCTGAGCCTTCTGCCttcatctcctgagtgctagaattacagggcAGATCCTCATGCCTGGCTTCAGAGAGGATGCTGTTATAAGTGGTACAGCAAAGCACACTGGGAACAGCTCCTAAAGGGCGAGGAGGCAAGGGGGTCCTAGCCACCCATCACACCTCAGGACACACAGCGGACAGTAGGTCTCTGAGAGACACCGGACAGCCCCTCACTTGGGGTGGGAAACTAAAGCCAGAGGGAGTCTTTATCAGGGCACCTGCAAATAATCCAGAGTCCGTCAGCTCAAACTCAGGCATCTTGTCTGAGCAAGGAGCAATGGGCCACGCGCCCAGGTGGTGGGTGTGAGGCTATCCCCAGTCAAAGCCAGACACAGAGAGCCTGCAGCTCCATGGTCAGGGCCAGGTCTTCCCTCTACCCGCTCATCCCATGACTCCCTTCCCCAGCACACCCAGGGTAGCAGTGTCACCAACAATAACCTAGATTTTAACCAAGAAATTGCACACCCCTTCTCTGCCCCACTTACAGGCCTGCTaaagagaaagacaaggaaagCTAGACTGTACAAGGCCAACAGAGCAGACCAGCCCCACAGCCTATCTATGTTCCAGTACACCTCACCACCACAAAATGGGTCAAACAGGATTCCCTCCTGACACCCAAGACTCCACAGAACACCCTTGGCAAGGTCCCTGTCCCATAGCCCCTAACACTCAAACTATCTATGAACCAAGAGAGCTGAAGTATTTGATTAGCCTGACCAAGGTTGGCTGAGAGCTGCCTGGCCTCCTGTTCCCACCCTATACATGACAGCTCTGCAAAACCTTCCAAAGCCACTGTCCAACTGGCTCCTCAGAAAGCCTGTTGAAGCAGCTGGGCTGTCCCTGTGTAGGCAAGGTTAGGGAGTCAGACTATCGAGGCACTGATGAGCAGGATCAACACACATGATACTGGATTCACTCTTCCCTGTTCACACTCTTCCACCCAACAAGCCAAAGGCAAGGTCACTAGAGGAGGCAGAGACTGTGCAAGGATGGTCTTGAGGGATGAGTAGAGATCGGATCCTTTCCTGGCTCTGTGGAATCCCAGTGAACATCCCCTGCCCTCGGGTCACAACTGATTCTGCCCCAACCCCATTTCAGAGCTGTGTGTAGCCACCAACATAGTGGGAAAGGGCACCGTTAATAGGTTCTGCATTACAGAGACCTCCAAGCCTTGGGGTCCCAGGAACAAACGGATCTTGGGTCCTTCCCTGGACTCCTAACTGGTGGCCAGTAGGAGTGGAAGGCCCTATACACTGGTGGATTCCCTGTAGTGGGCCTGCACATCCGGGTCAATGCAGTGGCTAGCACTGTATCTTGCTATCAGGAGAAAACCAGTTCCAGTTCTCCCCcatgaaaaggaaacagaagctaTCTACCCAGACCCAGGAGGCCCAGAGCCCCATTCCAAAACACTTACACAAAAGTGTAAGAGTCATTAAACCCTCAAGGGACTCTTGGGCCACTGAGACCCCCAGCTCCTTCATTTGCTCAATGTCAGGCAGACGACTCTGACAGACTAGTATCAGATCCCATGTGCAGGGTCTGGGCTCCTGCCCAACGCCTCCAGACCACACACTTTGCCTGAAGCATTGTGACCTTCCACACCAGGCTGCAATCATCATAAAGTCCCACTATGCACATGCCCTCTGAAGGCTGTTTGCAAGCCTGGCACAGTGCCAGGCTCTGCCGTTTGTTACCTGCATAGTTTCCTGTGGCCTTAATGTACATCTGGCCATATTGCTCCTCCACCATGGTGTCATAGGCTTCgtcatcctcctcatcctcctcgtTGTGGTAGGAGGTGGGGCTGTCAGTGGTGGGCAGGCTGCTGGCCCCAGGACTGGTCCGCTCCCCCTGGGGATAGGGTACCTGCTGGATGCTGGGGATGAGAGTGGCCAGGCTCGGCACACCATAGTAGGAGACTCGAGGCAGCTTTAGAGGGGCTGTGCCAGGTGTCCCTGCAGCACCTGTAGCTACTGCCACACCATCTCGAGAGCCCGTCTCCAGTGGGCGTTTGGAAGCCAGGCCTGAGGCAGTGGCCGGTGGCATCTCCATAGCTTCGTGCTTTACACGGGTCAGAAGCGGGATGGGCACGGAAGGAGACGTGACATAGGCAGCAGTGGCCGGTTGCAGCTGGTTGCAGGGACTTTGGGGCTCTGAGCTGGCATCTTCGATCATGGCGGTCTGCGAGTCACAGTGGGGTGAGCTCACCTTGAACATGAGATCTGTGCCCCGCTCCACGATGTGCTGGATCTGCAGGAAGCCGGCCGTGTACATGACCACGAGCTGCTCACTGGCCGCCATGGTGAGCTTACCTGTGTAGCAGAAGGACAGAATCTGCTGGAAGCAAGCAGGCGGCACCGTGCCTGGCAGCTCGAATGCACTCTTGCTATTACCACTGAAGAGGTCTCGGAAATAGAGGCTGCTGGCGGCCAAGACTGCACGGTGGGCCTTGAAGGCCTGGCCTTTGACCACGATGGACACATCACAGTAGAGGCCTAGCAGGCGCTGTTCGTTGAGACAGCCGAGCACTGTGTTCCCGAAGTTGGGGATCTCGATGTGCAGCATCTGAGACATGGCGGGTGCTGTGGTGGGTGGGTCTTAGACTCAACGTGGGGCAGCCTGGATGAGGCACATCTGTTGGGGGAACATCACGGTCAATTAAATGCCAGATGCCCCTCACCCCTGTCTAGCAACCTGCTCCCAGCCTCTGACAAGGGAAGGACAGGGCAGAGCCTGCTTAAGACACTCTCCTTAGCTAGAACATTCCTTCCAGAAGAACTTGGGGTGGGAGGTGTCTCAGGATCTGGATCCTGGCTTGGAGGCAGGGCAGAGTGCCCCTGACCTTACACAGGCATGAGAACCCCTGCCACCTACTCTGTTCTAGAACCCACGGACTACTCCCAGTAATTTTGAGGGCAGAGCTTTGTCCTTCCTATCtgtgcagaggacacaggtcaGAGGCTAGAGTCCTCCAGAAAACAAGACAGGAGTGAATTGGACAGACAAGTCACCCACTGATTGGGGTGGGAGGTGTAAGGGCTGAGCCCAGGAGCAATCTCAAGGACTTCTCTAGAGGCAAAAAGTTCCCTGAACCCAAAAGCCCCTCACTGTGCAGCCTTCCCTGAGAAGGACGTCCCAGAGCAGGGAGGGCTGGAGTTTCAGGTCTGTTTTCCTCTTTGCCCGCTGAGCAGCCTGCGGAGGGCACTCCGAGGAACTGCAGAGCAGCTGCCCCCCTCTCATACATAGCCCTTGCCTCAGCTTCAAGCTTCCTCTGCCTGCCGGATAAGGAGAAACAAGGAAGGAGGACTAAAGGAGAACTCAGAGGGctccttcctctgctctttcCTTGGGGACAGACCTCTATTTGCGGTGTGGAAGGGCTCTGGGTACACTCTGTGCTTCCTGGCAGCTCCAGGCGCCCCAAACCGGGACCCTGGTCCTGAGCACCCTCAGGGATGCAAAAGGAGTTGGTGCTTGTCGCAGAGAGCCTCCCGCCTGTGCGCCCTCCCTCCGCCCCACTTCCAAAACCGGCCAATCCCAGCTGGCTTGGTCCCAGCCCAGGTAAGTAGAAGGGTCTCAGAACTAAGCCCGCCAGGGGGCAGGGGTAGAGGGCAGGCCGCCACTGTTTATCAGCACAGGACTCTGCCGATGGCGGGGGGCTGGAAGGGGGGTGACTGGAGAAGGCGCAGGCCCTGGCCCAACTCTGCAGAGCCGCACAAAGGGCCGCTCTGTCCCACGGGAGGAAAGTACGGGCGGCCGCAGAGGCGCCGGGTGGCTGTAAAGGAGGGCGGAGCCACCCTGCGCCAGGAGTTGGGCAGGTGGGCGCAGCGCAGGGGCATCCCGCAGTGCCCCCGCTACAGAGAAGTTGCTGGGCTGACCGGCAGGCAAGAGCCGGAGAGGAAAGACCTACCTTTAGCGGCTGTGGCCGGCGGCAGACACTGCCCACTCAGCCTGGCAGCAGGCTCCCGCACACCGGCCCGCCAGCTGCTCGGGGAATGCAGCAAGGAACCCTGAGGTGGGGAGGGCGTGAGGAGCCCTgcaggaggggtgggggtggcagagAGCTGGGCGCTGGGCTCGGCGGCCGCAGCTCAGCTGCACCCAGGCCGGCTCTCCCGGGCAGCGAGCAGCATCTCAATGAAGCAGCCGGATGCAGACGAACATCCAGGCAGCTCTCGGGAATGAATAGCCGCCTTTGATTTGGGAGCTGAAGTAAATGCCAGCTCCCAGCCCCAGCTTTAAAAACAGTGGCGCGTTGGTGCCAGAGGAATGCACGGCTCCGGGTGTTGGTGCAAGACAGACTTTTGATGACTCACTGCAATGCAAACAAAGATGGCAGAAATACTGTACTGTACGTGGAGAAATGCTTCGTGGTGCCACGGCAACTGAGACAGCTTGGAAATTTATAGTGCAGTTTTGCATATGAATTACCCAGTAAACTGCCTCTCTGCCATCCTGTACAGACCCAGTGTCAAAGCATTTAAACTATTCCAAACAGTCTGCAGAGCTGGCAGCGCTTCGAACTTAACTCTTCCTGGGTAGCAAGAGACTGAGCAGGAGGCAGGGCAGGGGCTAGGGAATAGGAAAGGGGTGAAAGCACGGCCAGGAGATAGGGAGCAGGAAGGACGATGCCAAAGAAGTCCTAAAGGGGCACAGACTGGGAAGGGGTTGGACCCTGGAGCTATCTCTCCTACTTTTCCTCAGAGCCAAGCACTCTGCTGGGCCACAGGCTCCATAACAGTGGGCCTTGGAGGTCCAGAACCCTCTTCTACCTCATCCCCACCTTCTCATATCTGACTGGCTTTTCAAGAAAGGAGGAATTTTATGGCCAGGCAGACCCTTGTGGGGTTAAGGGTGCCTGCTCCTTCAGCTTCCTGAAATACTTCTTGCAAATAAAGACCAGCTATGCAGCTAAGTAAGGTGTTTCCCGTCCCCTTTACCAGTCTTTTTCTGGGAAGGGCCAGCTGTGTTCTGCTTGGGCAAAGGGTAGGCAGCTCCTTCCAGGCTTACAGCATTTGCTTAATTGCAAGGGCCTTAGGGAGAGCTATTGGAcagcctgcctcagtttctctcacTGTCACTAACTGTGCTTCCAGAAAGAACATAGTCTATCTGCAAGAAAGGAAAGGGTCAAAGCTGGCAATGGTGGTGTCTACTGAGAAGCAGTACTATCAAGGTGACACAGGCTCAGGGGGTGACAGTATTAGTGGTCCCTCATTCCCAGTGAATCCTCcaagacaccaggagaacaataacaaaaaggaGCCATCTGGCACCTCCTTATTTACACACTGTGGGCTCCAGACAAAAAGCCCCTGAACAGGGATGGATGGGAGAGAATCCAGATGTGGAAGCAGCCAGCAAGCCCAGCCTGTAGAGCCCTCCAAGCCTTTGTCCTCTTTGCCTCCTTAAAGGAGGTAATAAGACCCCTCAGGGTGGCTGGCCATGAGGTTCTCTGGAACCTGAGGACTACAAACTGGTGCTCAGCCCCGCTGAAGGGAGGTTCTCCACAAGGCAAGGAGGCCCAAGACTTGGCAGGGTCACCTCTGGGCCATATCCTACCCAGAACAGTCCCTCAACCTTCCTACCACTTAGTGGCTGCTTCCTTCCAGAAATCTTACAGGTAGGCCTCACAAGCCCATCTTGGGCAAGACTAGGTGTGCTCAGGGCTGTGTGAGGCACTGGCTAACTGCTGAGCACGGCTAAAGAGGGGCTTATGCTACCCAGAGACACACGGCACAGAAGAGACAAAAAGGCTCCATTCCCAGATGGACAGCACCTACCACAAGTCACTTTCCGCTCAGAGCCACAGCTTCTGCCACAGGAAACCCCAACCAAACAGAGGCTCTCCCAAAGCCAGGCCAGGGGACAGAAGCCAGCAAAGCTGCAGTATGACCCAGCCCCAGTAGGGTCCTAATACTCAGGCTAAGCTGATCAGTAACCAGGTACAAAGATTCAAAGACCAGAGTAACACTCCTGGGACCAGCCCCTTCCAACAGAGTGGGCCCTGGCATGTGGGCCAAGTTAAAGTCTCTGTCCTGGCAGCACTGGCCATTTCCTATGACCTGCAGTCTCTGGTGTCAGTTGTGtagtgggggtaggggtggacTCTGGGGAAGTTACAGAGCACAGACCGAGACAGAATCTGTACAGCTTGCAGCTTGGACCTGCTACCGAGTAGACTGATGAtgtctttgattttctttgacCTGAGCAGGTGAGGCATTTATGTCCATACCTCAAGGGCTGGTGCCCAGGACCTGGGCCAGTCCAGTTCATGCAGAGAAGGGGCCATTATATTCCCAGAAGGTgccgaggccaacctggtccccAGGGATCGAGGGACAACTGGCTCATTTGCTACCTTGTCCTCAGGCCACCTGTGCTGGCAAGGCCGATGCCTGCACCCAGCCTGCAAGAACCAGACCGGAGCTGGTTTTAAGTTGCTTTCTTAGAAGCCTTGGCTGGGGCAAAAACAAAGCTGAACTTTAGGAGAAAAGAATCAAATAAAGGCTTGGCTTACGCTCCAGGACCATGAAAGTAAGACTAGCCAGGGCTGACTCTGGGGCTGCAGCAGGGAATGAGGGAGCCTTGCATCTAAGTGGGCCAAAGTATGGCTGTCTGCTCCGTGGAAAGGACAGATCCTACTCCAGCATCAAGACCTCCTCACGACTGTCTACACCAACCGATACTGGGCCCTGTACCACTGCACTTTCCTGGCTCTTCTGTAACTTAATTcctgctcccccacccctccccttcctggCACGGCTCCTCTCCATGGTGAACTATGCTGTATTTGCTTGCTTATGGAAATGTCTAGAGTCAAGTAGTAAATTGGCAGTCTCTGCCTTTGcttaccccatccatcctcacaGCGTCTGCACTAAGAAATTGTTTCTTCATAAAAATCTTCAGGGTGTACCCTACTTTGGGAAACCCATAAAGACACCCCAAAGCCAGGTACAAGCCCTACTGCTGTGTTTACCTTTGGTATCCATGTCCCACACAGAGGAGGCTCCTGGGAGTTCCCAGACAACTCCAGAATCAGAGATGGGTGAGGTCTTTGTAGACAATCCCTCAAGGGAGGTTAGGGTCCTACCAGTCCCTTGAAAGCACCAAAGCCAACACGTAGATGTGGAAAGAAAACTGATGAGGGGCACTGGGAACAGAAGTAAAGAACTAGAATTGTACCCAGACACTTGTACACAGGGGCCAGGCAGTGTCTTGCCAGAGTTCAGTCACCAAGCAGAAGGGAGAGCCTGCCAGAGTTAACTTCCCAGGAAAGATTCAAATGAGAGCACAACTTTCAGCCACACAGTGCTCCAAGGTTTACCTGGTCCTTAGAGCCACACTCCTGGGAAGCAAaggcacacacaaaacaaacaaacaaaggctggCAGGCACAAAAACACTCCAAGGATATCTCCAAGGACAGGACAGGATCACCAATAAGCAGAGGCCAACTTTCCCAGCATCCCCAAACCAGTCTCAGCTCCAGGGCCTGTATGTCCTGTCTGGAATCCCACCAAAGACTAGGAACTTATTAGCAAGTGGAGAGGACAGTGCTTGGTGTCCACATGGTGACACCAGCAAGGAAAACAAGGAGGAGAGAAATTATTTTGCAGGATTGAATTCTGTCACATTGCCGGGccgtggtggtggcacatgcctttaatcccagcacttgggaggcagaggcaagtggattcctgagttcaaggccagcctggtctacagagtgagttccaggacagccagggctacacagagaaaccctgtctcgaaaaaccaaaaaagaaaagaattctgtTACATTAATTGGAAGCTTTGGACCTCAACAAACACACA
The nucleotide sequence above comes from Arvicanthis niloticus isolate mArvNil1 chromosome 6, mArvNil1.pat.X, whole genome shotgun sequence. Encoded proteins:
- the Nacc2 gene encoding nucleus accumbens-associated protein 2 isoform X1, which translates into the protein MSQMLHIEIPNFGNTVLGCLNEQRLLGLYCDVSIVVKGQAFKAHRAVLAASSLYFRDLFSGNSKSAFELPGTVPPACFQQILSFCYTGKLTMAASEQLVVMYTAGFLQIQHIVERGTDLMFKVSSPHCDSQTAMIEDASSEPQSPCNQLQPATAAYVTSPSVPIPLLTRVKHEAMEMPPATASGLASKRPLETGSRDGVAVATGAAGTPGTAPLKLPRVSYYGVPSLATLIPSIQQVPYPQGERTSPGASSLPTTDSPTSYHNEEDEEDDEAYDTMVEEQYGQMYIKATGNYAVQEKPEPVPLESRSCVLIRRDLVALPASLISQIGYRCHPKLYSEGDPGEKLELVAGSGVYITRGQLMNCHLCAGVKHKVLLRRLLATFFDRNTLANSCGTGIRSSTSDPSRKPLDSRVLNAVKLYCQNFAPSFKESEMNVIAADMCTNARRVRKRWLPKIKSMLPEGVDMYRSVMGASAASLPLDPEFPSAASQVFEQRIYAERRNDAATIVALRTDAVNVDLSTSANPAFEANEEVDGAGSVIQEVAAPEQLPADGQSSPQAFEQSNTSSSRPQTPVATATRRPEGTYAGSL